The Salvia miltiorrhiza cultivar Shanhuang (shh) chromosome 2, IMPLAD_Smil_shh, whole genome shotgun sequence DNA window TTGATTGTGCCCTCATTTGATTCAAGTTCAACTGTGTACTAAGTATTGATTGTGTACAAGTAATAAATTGTTCATTATTCGATTCAATTGTCCACAAAATCAAGCATAATCACATACATTGCTTCAAAATTACCCCCAAATAAATTACCCTATTCAACTGTGTATTAAAAGTGCAACTGTGTACAAGTAATAAATTGTTCATTACTAAGTATTGATTGTGCCCTAATTTGATTCAACTGTGTACAAGTAATAAATTGTTCATTATTCGATTCAATTGTCCACAAAATCAAGTATAATCACATACATTGCCTCACAATTACCCCCAAATCAATTACCCTATTCAATTGTGCCCTAATGTATCAATTGTGTAGAACCAATGTCATTAAATCAATTGCAATATCTCTTCAAACACCACATGCATTGTAACACAAATCATCTAAACAACATAAAATCCCCATATTAGAACTCCCAAATGTAATTTAGAGTCAAATtccaactaaaataataataataaaaaaaatgaaaactcaCTTCTTCTCTAATTGTTGCTCTGGCCGTTTCTTCTTCTACTTGTTGCTCCGGTGGAGCAGATGTCGCCGCGGCCGCCGTGGATGGTCCTTCAACGGCGGTGGTGGTGTGCTCCGATGGAGCAGATGTCGCGGgagaactctctctctcttgctcaaCCATTTTTACCCAAAACCTTCGTAGATGGAGTTCTCAAGGAGCGACGCTGAAGGAAGGTGGCGCCGGATGAAGTCGAGCCGCCGGAGAGCAGCAACTGGAGGTCGCACGCTGGTTAAGGTCGCGGCGCACTCGTCTGGTCAAGGAGCGACGCTGTGAAATACACCCAAGGACAGCGAGGGAACGAGATAATAGTGGAGACGATGGAGAGGATGACCGTCGATTTCTAGGAGAAAACGAGAAGAAGAGGAAAGGGCGAGAGAGAACCGCGAAAGGAGAGAGACGATGGAAATTCAATTTCAATCGGTTTTTACTTAGGGTTTTTTACCCTTTTgatttacttttcacttttaaaGTCAAactttttatttaagttttttttatttatttttattcaataatTAGTAAGGGTTGTTTTGTCTTTTCAATAGCTTTTGACCCCTAAAGTCATGTTTTATGTGTGGTGGCTATATAAGTCCTAAACTATCTCATTTTGGTTACTTGTGTCTTTCtccctttttttatatataaattattaacacATTGCAAAACGCCATAGCCATAtggattgaaaaaaaaaatggtgaaattgAGCATCCACTGTGGGGGCTCGGAATTGGGCTCGAGCCTCCCAATTCGTGAGCCCCCTCCGTTGTCGCGTCTAGGGCTCGCGAGCCCTCCCCAAAAATGTGCTTCGAGTTCTAAAGTTGAGAATAGAGGAGCGCATGTTGTGCACTCTCTCATTGTCGAGTCCCCTTACAAATCTAAAAGTCAAGGATTGGCTCTCTCACATTGCCGAGTCCCCTTACAAATCTAAAAGTCAAGGGTTGGCTCTCTCATAGTGAAGGTAGGCTATTAAATGGTGGGGATCACATTACTAGAAAGTTAAGATTATATTCATATGGACTAGAGAAATTAAACAATAAATGCAGTTATGTAGTGGAGAACTGGATTATATCATATGGACtagaaaaaatcaaataagagaTTATTACTAATAAATTATCTTTTACTATCAAAATTATAAACATTGGGTTTGTGAATTAAAACTTCAATCAAAAACTAGCTGACATAAGACTTAAAGAAAATtgcttcaaaaagaaaaagacttaaaaacaatcaaataggAGAAAGGAACTCTAGTGATTCGATTTCAATAGATAATCAAATTCAAActcatttcaattttcaatcaATCAAACATCGCAAATTctcctgtgcgacggtcgcacaggaGTGCGACGGGttgacccggcccaaacccgccctcctgacccggaacccGCCCAAACCCGGAACCCGCCCAaactcctaattattacatttgtgcataacaattgttacttttcataaacataatatatacatttgttcatataaatgtatattgatatgtataatgttttatattgaatgaaggtaaatatttatattaatataagtatacatttgtgcgatcaaatgtatatcttatgcctagggtttagttttcacctattagggtttagttttcacctattagggtttagtgttcacgcttagggtttagtttacagggtttagggtttagtttatagaatttagggtttagaaaatataatactgtatattaaatgaaggaaaatacctatatttatataagtatacatttgtgcgaacaaatgtatatatcatgcttattaaaagtaacaattgttatacacaaatgtaataattaggagttTGGGCGGGTTCCGGGTTTGGGCgggttccgggtcaggagggcgggtttgggccgggtcaaCCCGTCGCACtcctgtgcgaccgtcgcacaggagACCAGCCCAAAAATATAACAGATTCAACATTTTCTAACACGTTTAGTTTACACTCATTGTCCCTTAATTAACATAcaagaattattattttcaatcaaTTACTCACATGCAACTCCAAAAAATTGAATTAGACTATTCTCAAGATGTCACCTTTATTGAATAACATGTCATATGTTACAGTTCATGTGTTAATCATTTAACACAACAAATTATGCTCAATTGGTAGCGCTAAGCAATTAAACaaacaataaattattagaaCATAAGAAAGAAACGATAGTCATgtttgattaataaaaataaattgaaaacaaATTATCTATCCACTCTGTAATCctagaataaaagaaaattagtcACATAAGTTCATGGTAACAAATAATCCCacccaaaaaaatcataattaaaaataataagaactGTAGAACAATAATTTTATGATCTTCAAAGTCTTCAATcttgaaattattttatcttcttGTTGTTCTACTCTTCTCCAAAATTTTGTCTACAGTGTCAGTATATAATAGTGTTATTGCACAACATTTATGTTTGGTTCAATCTCCATAGTTTGAGCTCTGATCCGCACATTACTTTCACATACGGACTTCTATCGAGCTCTTCTTCACTCTTATGAAGTTTAACCTCCTTCATCTTAACCACATTTTTCTGAAATGTCATCCAAATATACAAATCAGTCTTGAaatccaataataataataaaatttaagcACAAACGCGTTTTAAACACGGTTTTTTTAAGTAAATTTTACACAATCACACTTTTAATAACGTAGAAAATCTATATCCGTTAGTAAATAAGGTTGTGAATGAGTCAAGCTATAATACAATCAAACTAATACTTGTATTCAGGCGGTGTTTGGAACCCTTTTTTAAGTTCAATTTTGATATAAAATAGTACTAACTTAACTATTATATACACTTAAAATTACAGTGAGGAATTCTATGtcattataaaatatttaattaaaactgaATCACTTGATTTATAGGATTTATTGGAAAATACAAATCATTTTGCTTCTACGataatgttatttatagttACAATTTAGAAATATTTGTGTATTTTGACAATGATGTTTTAAAGCAATATAATTTTGATCCCTTCAACATAATTATAACTATAATCCATAAATTTAAGGGGAAAAACCAGTTACAATTTCACTCAAGAATTGAATTCGGAGGGAGTGTTTCCGTACAGCATACTAAATAAAAACTAGAAGTAAAGAGGGAAAAGTGTTGTATACGTGGTACCATGTGAGATCGATTCATTGCATGTCATCCAAACATGGAATTTACCCAAAAGTAAATAGCAGTAGGCAAGTACTATGcagaaaaatataaatgaaattcAAGCCAAAGAAGTAAAAATAGCGTTCGCCCAAACCCAATACAAGTTAATATAAAAATCAAGCattttttgatttaaaaaagaaaaaaagatcaGAAGAAAGCAAATCAAAGGGGGGAAAAAAAGAGAAACAACAATCTGGTAACTTACATGCAATCTTCGGTGTCTCTACATCTCTCCAATTGGAATAGTACTATACCTATATATTCTTCATATTATGCATGCAAACAAAGCAACAGATCTCTCAAAGCAATCCAACTTAAAAATACTTATTGGACAGGTCAGATATATCCCCATCATCCAAAATATCAGTATTCACCGTCGCCACTTCCGATCTGAAATAAGAAGGTTTCCGAAATATAAGCACAGGGCGTTTTAAAAATAGTTAAATGTGATACACACAACTTCCAAACATAATCTGAACCCGCACAAAATATGCAAAGAATGAAACAGAATGGCAATAAACATATGAGCATGCATAATCTGTAATCAAGAAGCGACCAACAAATCTAAGGATACATTATTACAACCCAAGACCTTTTCTCTGCATATGTGTGTGTACTAAACTCCCCCAGCTCCAGCTTGTGTAACAACTGAGTCGTGTGTGGAGTGAGTCTTGTGAGGTAGTGTGTTTCAGCAATCAACCACATTAAACATCTTTGCTGATCCACAAGAAGAATGGTAGTCATTATCACTCAATTTTCCTTAACGTGCATGGATGGTCTAGCAAGGTCCATGGTAGACTATCATGGTGTATGAAGATACAATCAGTAACCCCATATCATTTCCCATTATAATCAACTAGGGATCAGCGTCCACGAGTGGAAAGATATCACTAAATTGCAAGTGGGAAACCTTACTGATGTTTAATGTTTCATGTTTAATGAAAATCTTATCAATATCATGCACCTTCTTTGCCACTAAGCAAAAGAGAACCAAATAATTACAGCCTTAAGCGGTTTGTACCATAATTGTGTGGATTATATCAATGATAAATAACGAAAGGCAACTTAAGATCTAGCTGTAGGTTGTTCACTTAACAATAAGTTTCAAATATGAGCAATCTAAAGAGACTGGAGATGCTTTTCAGACTGAGGGAAACTGGTACGTGGCAATTGGCATGACTATCaacaagaatatatatatatatatgaaaaaacatGAGAAAGTTAGCAAAATACCTTGAGGAGAATGGCTTGCATTTCCCTTTGTGTTCTGTTGTGCCTGAGACAGAGAGCGATGAATACGAGGAGATCCTTGCCTTTCATTTGTACCAGGAAGTGAATGTCTCTTCTTTATGTAGATCTCCTTGTCATGGACATCAGGACTTGATCTTGGAGATCCATTCGCAATAGTCTTGGCTCTTGCAGATTCAGTGGCTTGCATGTAGCTTGGTAGAGAATTGCTGCTACTGCTATCTCTTGGTTCCTGCTCCTTATTTTCGGGTTTTGCTGAACCAAAGGAGTTTCGCCTCTTCCCCGATTTATGTTCCTGTAACTGATCCAAGCTACTTCTAGAAGCAGAATCTGGAGTTTGATTTGAGGGGGTTTTATCATCTGACGAATGCTTAATCTTGCGATTGGACCGACTTTTTTCACCTTTACTATTCTTCCGTTTAACAGACACTTGGCTGGAAGGAGTTGCTAGAAGTTCAGGAGTAGCTGCACTGTTTCTGGGAGAAGCTTCAGGTGATAATCTGTTTACCTGGTGGCTTGTTTCAGATCCCGGCTCCACCGCTAGGTGGCTTAGATCTGCTGGCTTGTCCAGCTGTGCTGTATCCGCAGGTATGCAAGAATTTAGAGATTCACCAGAAACTGAGTCAACACTTTCATTTCTCTGCAACTTAGTTGTGTTATTAGTTGAAGGATCAGTTTCCAGCACAATAGATTTAGCCTCAAGTTCTAAATTCTCTCCTTTTCGAGAGTGATCATTCTTATCTGAAGCTTTTGTTTTCGTTCCACTGACATTGACTCCAGCCTCTTCTGACCTATCTGGTGAATCTAGGGTCGAAGAAATGGAAAGTTCAGTCCCACACTCAGAGCTACCTTTTTGAACTGCGGAAGCATTGGAAGTGGGATTGCCAACTAATCCACTGTCTTTGTCCTCAGACCTGATTGGTTGATCTTGATTTGCAGAAGAAACCTCATCCAAATTAGATTCAACTCCAGGACCATGACTTGAGGAAGTGCTTAGCTTTGCAGATGGGGCAGCCAAGCTCAGTTCTTCAAATTTTGACTGTGCAGCAATGAAAGCAGGATTACTTGCCTTTCTTGAAATAAGTTTCACCTCTGTTTCAGGTTGCATGCTAGAAAACTCTTCCGAATCAGGTGCTCCCTGAACAATTTCTGTTTCCtcttttttgagaaaatattccACTTCCACCACCTCATTTAGTACTTCCTCATTTTGTGATTCTTCTTTTTTGGGAAGATATTCCTCTTCCATTACATCAACCAAATCTGTATTTTTTATCTCAGAGGGAGAAGATTCTTTTACCTCACATTTTGGATCTGATTGATCACTATTCTGCAGGGATTTAGATTTTCCTGAATGGATGTCTAAGATACTTGCATCAAAACCAGATTCAGAATCTGTTGAGATAGAAATTATTTGAACTGAAAAGTCCTCCATGCTGCGACCAGAATGTCCAAGATTATCCTTATGCTGCTCCACTGCTGCTTCAGTCTCATGTGGCTCTTTGTTGCTCACCGATGAAACAGACATCCATCTCTCCAGCCATTTCCAAGCTGAGTCAGATTTTGAGGGGTCACACTTGATGTTTATAGGTTTGGTCCTTGGTGAAGCTTCCATGAGCTTGCATCAAAATTCAGTAACCAAGTCAAGGTCTGAATAAATTAGCCCTGTTCTATGGAATTAAAGAAAAAACTAATCCTTAAATTCCAACAAACAGTGTATCAGCAACATTCATTCACCTGACGAGCAAAGGCATTGCTAAGTAGTTTCTCAATGGAAACATAAGTGTGTGGCTGACTTGCTTTGGCTTCTTTCTTACTCTGAAAATAAAGGAATGATCTGAAGTTAAATTAAAAGTTTGTAAGGGAAAGAATAAGGATGAACAGCAAACTATTTACTCCATGTTCTACATATAGATAGATCATAAGGCTGCCTATAGTAAGAGGTAGATTTGTTCCGACTCCACACTTGCAGTATTAAATGCACAGCTCTAT harbors:
- the LOC131010313 gene encoding protein IQ-DOMAIN 32-like isoform X2, coding for MGKSTPACFRIISCGGDSVEHDDLQTPESKASSDRRGWSFRKRSARHRVLSNSVTSEAPASASKDSQESISVNCQVQPDLTITEKTTEIQQKEEKTSVIQQKEEKTTEIQQKEEKTAEILQKEEKTTEILPKEEKPTEILPKEEKPAEILQKEEKTTEILQKEEETIELQQKEEKLELSSLLDSKLSIEDDTGADAPLDEHSIILIQTAVRGLLAQRVLLKQKSITKLQAVVRGHIVRSHAVGTLRCVQAIIKMQALVRARHARLQSKKEAKASQPHTYVSIEKLLSNAFARQLMEASPRTKPINIKCDPSKSDSAWKWLERWMSVSSVSNKEPHETEAAVEQHKDNLGHSGRSMEDFSVQIISISTDSESGFDASILDIHSGKSKSLQNSDQSDPKCEVKESSPSEIKNTDLVDVMEEEYLPKKEESQNEEVLNEVVEVEYFLKKEETEIVQGAPDSEEFSSMQPETEVKLISRKASNPAFIAAQSKFEELSLAAPSAKLSTSSSHGPGVESNLDEVSSANQDQPIRSEDKDSGLVGNPTSNASAVQKGSSECGTELSISSTLDSPDRSEEAGVNVSGTKTKASDKNDHSRKGENLELEAKSIVLETDPSTNNTTKLQRNESVDSVSGESLNSCIPADTAQLDKPADLSHLAVEPGSETSHQVNRLSPEASPRNSAATPELLATPSSQVSVKRKNSKGEKSRSNRKIKHSSDDKTPSNQTPDSASRSSLDQLQEHKSGKRRNSFGSAKPENKEQEPRDSSSSNSLPSYMQATESARAKTIANGSPRSSPDVHDKEIYIKKRHSLPGTNERQGSPRIHRSLSQAQQNTKGNASHSPQAKMFNVVDC
- the LOC131010313 gene encoding protein IQ-DOMAIN 32-like isoform X3, with amino-acid sequence MGKSTPACFRIISCGGDSVEHDDLQTPESKASSDRRGWSFRKRSARHRVLSNSVTSEAPASASKDSQESISVNCQVQPDLTITEKTTEIQQKEEKTSVIQQKEEKTTEIQQKEEKTAEILQKEEKTTEILPKEEKPTEILPKEEKPAEILQKEEKTTEILQKEEETIELQQKEEKLELSSLLDSKLSIEDDTGADAPLDEHSIILIQTAVRGLLAQRVLLKQKSITKLQAVVRGHIVRSHAVGTLRCVQAIIKMQALVRARHARLQSKKEAKASQPHTYVSIEKLLSNAFARQLMEASPRTKPINIKCDPSKSDSAWKWLERWMSVSSVSNKEPHETEAAVEQHKDNLGHSGRSMEDFSVQIISISTDSESGFDASILDIHSGKSKSLQNSDQSDPKCEVKESSPSEIKNTDLVDVMEEEYLPKKEESQNEEVLNEVVEVEYFLKKEETEIVQGAPDSEEFSSMQPETEVKLISRKASNPAFIAAQSKFEELSLAAPSAKLSTSSSHGPGVESNLDEVSSANQDQPIRSEDKDSGLVGNPTSNASAVQKGSSECGTELSISSTLDSPDRSEEAGVNVSGTKTKASDKNDHSRKGENLELEAKSIVLETDPSTNNTTKLQRNESVDSVSGESLNSCIPADTAQLDKPADLSHLAVEPGSETSHQVNRLSPEASPRNSAATPELLATPSSQVSVKRKNSKGEKSRSNRKIKHSSDDKTPSNQTPDSASRSSLDQLQEHKSGKRRNSFGSAKPENKEQEPRDSSSSNSLPSYMQATESARAKTIANGSPRSSPDVHDKEIYIKKRHSLPGTNERQGSPRIHRSLSQAQQNTKGNASHSPQDRKWRR
- the LOC131010313 gene encoding protein IQ-DOMAIN 32-like isoform X1 produces the protein MGKSTPACFRIISCGGDSVEHDDLQTPESKASSDRRGWSFRKRSARHRVLSNSVTSEAPASASKDSQESISVNCQVQPDLTITEKTTEIQQKEEKTSVIQQKEEKTTEIQQKEEKTAEILQKEEKTTEILPKEEKPTEILPKEEKPAEILQKEEKTTEILQKEEETIELQQKEEKLELSSLLDSKLSIEDDTGADAPLDEHSIILIQTAVRGLLAQRVLLKQKSITKLQAVVRGHIVRSHAVGTLRCVQAIIKMQALVRARHARLQSKKEAKASQPHTYVSIEKLLSNAFARQLMEASPRTKPINIKCDPSKSDSAWKWLERWMSVSSVSNKEPHETEAAVEQHKDNLGHSGRSMEDFSVQIISISTDSESGFDASILDIHSGKSKSLQNSDQSDPKCEVKESSPSEIKNTDLVDVMEEEYLPKKEESQNEEVLNEVVEVEYFLKKEETEIVQGAPDSEEFSSMQPETEVKLISRKASNPAFIAAQSKFEELSLAAPSAKLSTSSSHGPGVESNLDEVSSANQDQPIRSEDKDSGLVGNPTSNASAVQKGSSECGTELSISSTLDSPDRSEEAGVNVSGTKTKASDKNDHSRKGENLELEAKSIVLETDPSTNNTTKLQRNESVDSVSGESLNSCIPADTAQLDKPADLSHLAVEPGSETSHQVNRLSPEASPRNSAATPELLATPSSQVSVKRKNSKGEKSRSNRKIKHSSDDKTPSNQTPDSASRSSLDQLQEHKSGKRRNSFGSAKPENKEQEPRDSSSSNSLPSYMQATESARAKTIANGSPRSSPDVHDKEIYIKKRHSLPGTNERQGSPRIHRSLSQAQQNTKGNASHSPQGILLTFSCFFIYIYIFLLIVMPIATYQFPSV